The following proteins are encoded in a genomic region of Chloracidobacterium sp.:
- a CDS encoding type II toxin-antitoxin system prevent-host-death family antitoxin, with amino-acid sequence MKLVVSITEFRRRISFYLAKVKHGETVILTERCSPVAKLIKLTDREVKQAGVDR; translated from the coding sequence ATGAAGCTCGTCGTTAGCATAACTGAATTCAGGAGGCGGATCAGTTTTTATCTTGCGAAGGTGAAACACGGCGAGACAGTGATTCTGACGGAACGATGTAGCCCGGTTGCAAAACTTATTAAGCTAACCGATCGGGAAGTAAAACAGGCCGGCGTGGATAGATGA
- a CDS encoding alpha/beta fold hydrolase, which produces MKRIVACVVFSLLVAGVSYAQGAPAAKKIVGKDHWTVSNGLKIYLWEKYPRGFEKTFAKNKKIVLLVHGATWTGRPDFDLQIRDYSLMDFLAKNGYDVWAIDIHGYGRSEKTDKDWSDTESASGDINAAVDYVSKLRGVDKISILGWSWGTQTTGLFTMKHPEKVEKLILFAMPWGRKSLPSSPQLPKEQYRINDEKAARSDFIAGQYEEDVVALYVKEALAEAPKSPNGVRVDGMTKLTILTPEEIKVPTLIIHPEKDFVATEAATLEFFSRLGTKYKSYAALPDGGHAILLEKNYRKFQDVVLGFLDQR; this is translated from the coding sequence ATGAAAAGGATTGTTGCCTGCGTAGTTTTCTCACTTCTTGTTGCCGGCGTTTCATACGCTCAGGGTGCGCCTGCGGCGAAGAAGATTGTCGGAAAAGATCATTGGACCGTCAGTAATGGGCTGAAGATCTATCTATGGGAGAAATATCCTCGTGGCTTTGAAAAGACGTTCGCAAAGAATAAGAAGATCGTTCTGCTAGTACACGGTGCGACGTGGACGGGACGGCCGGATTTTGACCTGCAGATACGCGACTATTCGCTGATGGATTTTCTTGCGAAGAACGGTTACGACGTTTGGGCGATCGACATTCACGGCTACGGCCGTTCGGAAAAGACGGACAAGGATTGGTCCGATACTGAATCGGCGTCGGGCGACATCAACGCGGCCGTCGATTACGTTTCAAAACTCCGCGGTGTTGACAAAATATCGATACTCGGCTGGTCGTGGGGAACGCAGACCACCGGCCTGTTCACGATGAAGCATCCCGAAAAGGTCGAGAAGCTGATCTTGTTCGCGATGCCGTGGGGGCGAAAGTCTCTGCCGTCTTCGCCGCAGTTGCCAAAGGAACAATATCGCATAAACGACGAGAAGGCTGCTCGGTCGGATTTTATTGCGGGTCAATACGAAGAAGACGTCGTTGCACTTTACGTAAAAGAGGCACTGGCCGAGGCTCCCAAGTCGCCGAACGGCGTGCGAGTTGATGGCATGACCAAGCTCACGATACTCACACCCGAGGAGATCAAAGTACCGACGCTCATTATCCACCCCGAAAAGGATTTTGTCGCAACCGAAGCCGCCACGCTCGAGTTCTTCTCAAGGCTTGGCACAAAATACAAAAGCTACGCGGCACTGCCCGACGGCGGGCATGCGATCCTGCTCGAGAAAAATTATAGAAAATTCCAGGACGTCGTACTCGGCTTTCTGGATCAGCGATAA
- a CDS encoding DUF433 domain-containing protein: MAHLTYEKAIERNPAKLSGKWVFRNTRVPISALFENLKDGVSIDEFLEWFPGVKREQIIAVLDHEIDEFKKAA; this comes from the coding sequence ATGGCACATTTAACCTATGAAAAGGCTATAGAACGAAACCCCGCAAAGCTCAGCGGCAAGTGGGTGTTTCGAAATACTCGAGTGCCGATCTCTGCTCTGTTCGAAAATTTGAAAGACGGCGTTTCTATTGACGAATTCCTTGAATGGTTTCCAGGCGTAAAACGCGAGCAGATCATCGCCGTACTGGATCATGAGATCGATGAGTTCAAAAAGGCAGCATGA